GACCGCAAGCATAATCCTGAGTTCACCATGATCGAGCTCTATTGGGCGTACGCGGACTACCATGACATGGCGGCCCTGTACGAAGAGATGCTTCGCCACGCCGTACATGCGCTGTACGGCACGTACAAGGTGAAATTCGACCAGCACGAGATCGATTTTGAGCCCAAATTCAGGTGGATCACCATGATCGATTCGGTCAGGGAGGCGACCGGTGTCGATTTCACCGAGCTCACCTTCGAACAGGCATTGGCGGAGGCGAAGAATCTCCATATTGACACTGCGGAGCTGCTCAATCGCGGCCAAGTGATTGAGGCAGTATGGGAGGCTAAAGTGGAACCGAACCTGATCCAACCGACGTTTATCGCCGATTATCCGGTGGAGATTTCGCCACTGGCCAAGAAACATCGCACAAAGTCGGGTCTTGTGGAGCGGTTCGAGCTGTTTATCTGTGGCCAGGAGATGGGGAATGCGTTCAGCGAGTTGAATGATCCGATGGACCAATTGGAGCGATTCCTGCAGCAGGGGAAAGCAATCGCCGCAGGTGACGAAGAAGCGCAGCCGCTGGATGATGATTTCATCACGGCGCTCTCGTACGGCATGCCCCCCACAGCAGGGCTGGGGTTTGGGATCGACAGGTTAGTGATGCTCCTGACCAATCAGCAGTCGATCCGTGATGTTATCTTCTTCCCGCAGATGAAAGAGCTCAAGGAGGGGGCGGTGCCGGTCTCGACAATTCTCTCTCAGTTAGCGGATGAGGAGAAGGGGAAATAGGGTCGATCCGTTACCACCGTTCACGAAACCATGCTGACCATCAAGCCGATCCCGAAAGAACATACCGACCGGTTCGTCGAAATGGCAGCCAATGCCTACCCGGTCATGAAGGCGAACACCGAGGAGGAGAAGAAAAAACTCCGCGAGCGGTACGAAAAGCGAAACGCCGACCCACGCATCTCCATGTGGGGAGCATACGACGGCGACACGCTGCTGGGGGGAATGCGCTTTTTCGATTTCACGATGAACCTTCGCGGCGCCAAAATTCTCTGCGGCGGCGGCGGAATGCTGGCTGTTGACCTTGCTCATAAGAAAGAGCATGTCGCACGAGATTTGGTGCGGTTCTGGCTGAATCATTATCGGCAGAACGAGGCCCCGATGGCGATGCTCTGGCCGTTCCGTCCGGATTTCTACAAGCAGATGGGGTTCGGCTATGGCGCCAAGCTCGATCAGTACCGGGTGAAGCCGGAGCATTTCCCTTCCCACGGTCACAAAAAGCGGGTACGCCTGCTCGGACGTGCCGATATCCCAGCCCTGTGCGCTTGCTATAACCGATATGCTGACGGCATAACCGGTATGGTTGTAGAATCTGAGCTTGCCTGGCAGGTGCAGTTCGACATGTTTCCCCAGTGGCGGATGGCCGGCTACGAAGAACAAGGCAGGCTTCTCGGGTATATCATCTTTGAGTTCGAACCGGCGCAGCCGCCGACTTTCGTGAACAACAACATGCGAGTGCACCGACTGGTGTACGAAACACCAGACGCATTACATGGCCTCATGAGCTTCTTGCACAGTCAGGCTGACCAGGTCAACCGGGTTCTCATTAGCACCAACGACGAGTATTTCCATTTCCTCCTCGGAGATGTCCGCAACGGCACAGATAATCTTGTCGAAATTTATCACGAGAGCCACGTCTCCGGGGTGGGGGTGATGTATCGGGTCATCGATCTGCCATCGGTTTTCGTGGCATTACGAGATCACAATTTCAACGATCAAAGCTGCGCGCTGAAGATCACACTGCGGGACAGTTTCATTCCTGAGAACGAAGGAAACACACTGGTTCGGTTTGCCGGAGGACGTGTGACTGTTGAGCCCAGCGGTGACCCGGAAGCAGAGATTACTCTGGATGTTGCGGATCTCAGCTCGTTGTTGATCGGCTCCGTTTCTTTCCAGGCGCTCCACCGGCTCGGCCTTGTCCAAATCTCCGACGCACAATGTCTGAAGACTGTCCATCGCATCTTTGCCACCGACAGCAAGCCATCCTGTCACACCATGTTCTGAAGGAACAGTGGTCGCAAGGCAGTGCCCTTTGCGGGGCTACCGATTCGAACCTGGCGGAACCAGAAGCGGTTCCGCCCTATGGTTACCGAACGGCCTGCCAAATCGATTGATTTCGCACCCCCTCGTGGTGT
This sequence is a window from Candidatus Zixiibacteriota bacterium. Protein-coding genes within it:
- a CDS encoding GNAT family N-acetyltransferase, which produces MLTIKPIPKEHTDRFVEMAANAYPVMKANTEEEKKKLRERYEKRNADPRISMWGAYDGDTLLGGMRFFDFTMNLRGAKILCGGGGMLAVDLAHKKEHVARDLVRFWLNHYRQNEAPMAMLWPFRPDFYKQMGFGYGAKLDQYRVKPEHFPSHGHKKRVRLLGRADIPALCACYNRYADGITGMVVESELAWQVQFDMFPQWRMAGYEEQGRLLGYIIFEFEPAQPPTFVNNNMRVHRLVYETPDALHGLMSFLHSQADQVNRVLISTNDEYFHFLLGDVRNGTDNLVEIYHESHVSGVGVMYRVIDLPSVFVALRDHNFNDQSCALKITLRDSFIPENEGNTLVRFAGGRVTVEPSGDPEAEITLDVADLSSLLIGSVSFQALHRLGLVQISDAQCLKTVHRIFATDSKPSCHTMF